The following nucleotide sequence is from Candidatus Rokuibacteriota bacterium.
CTCCCGGTGTTCTGCCGCCCCGAGCACGTGGAGGCCATCACGGAGCTGCTCCGGATCTTTCGCCTGTGGGAGCGGCCGGGGATGTTCCCGCTGTCGGTTCGGGAGGTGCTGGCGAGGGAAGGGGTGGAGGTGTTTCGGAGCCCGTCCTTTCGCGTGAGCGCTTCCCCGAACGCCCACGGGACCATGCCCAACCTGGCGGTCCGGGTCGAGGTGCCCGAGCGGGAGACCGCTGTGGTCTACTCCTCCGACACGGAACCCTGCGAGGCGGTCGTCCGGCTGGCGGCGGGCACGCACACGCTGATCCACGAAGCGACGTTTTCCCATCGCGACCGGGGAAGATTCGGCGCCCACTCGACCGCGGCCGAGGCGGGGCAGATCGCCGCCAAGGCTGGCGTCGGGAGGCTGATCCTGACCCACATCGAGGCCGCCTACCACGACGAGCTCGAGGCGCTCGCCGCGGAGGCACGCGCCCATTTCGCCGGACCGGTGGAGATCGCCGAGGAGCTGCGTCCCTACCCGCTCTGAGCCCAAGATATAGGGCTCAGCCTCTTGACAGCCCCTGCGTGATGTGGTACAGGAGCCTATGCGCGTCGTCGCCGATTTCCACGTCCACTCGCGGTATAGCCGCGCCACGAGCCGTGACATGGAGGTGGAGACCCTGGCGCGCTGGGCC
It contains:
- a CDS encoding MBL fold metallo-hydrolase, producing the protein MHFAFLGTSGAIPSRTRDTTSLVFVGREEVLLVDCGGSPTQKLLAAGVDPLDLTHVLITHLHPDHAYGLPALVQNLILLGRAAPLPVFCRPEHVEAITELLRIFRLWERPGMFPLSVREVLAREGVEVFRSPSFRVSASPNAHGTMPNLAVRVEVPERETAVVYSSDTEPCEAVVRLAAGTHTLIHEATFSHRDRGRFGAHSTAAEAGQIAAKAGVGRLILTHIEAAYHDELEALAAEARAHFAGPVEIAEELRPYPL